The bacterium DNA window GTAATTCGCAGCTTTATGTCCCTCATGCTCTGGATGAGCAATGGATATATATCGGACGTAAAGTATCTTACTGCATCAAGATTCGCCCTAAATGTCACTGCGCCATTGTATATAAGTGTCGATTGCTCAGAATGCCGGTTTGCTGGGTCATAGTGGTCAGTGTCCACCCCGTTTGGAACGACCTCAAGGTTTCTCAGATCGGGTGCAGCCTCCAGCATCAGCTCGCAGTCTCCATCCGAGACCATCACGACACTATCGAACGAACGGCATACACCGCTTTCCCAACGTGCAAACTTCTTCCATCCGGCATCGTAACGTAGCCTTTTCAACGCTCCGTCGATGTTTGCTGCGTTGCGGCGAAGAACGGCATATTCACAGTTGTGCTCATCCAATATGCAGGGTATATCAAGCGGACGAGAGACATATTCAACCACACCCAAAGTAGATGCGATCACTACATCCGGCTTGATCTCATTTAGCACTCTTCCGACAGATGATCTCACGGCGGGATCATAAATATCAACCATCGAACGAGGTCGACTCGATAGATAACCAAGCATCGATTTGAAACTGCCCGGCTTGAACCATCGGGATGGATGCAATGAAACAACATTACATATATCGCTCAAATACTTCACATTGACCGGGTCCGAATCATCCTGAAGCAAAGACACGAGATATACCTCATGCTTATTTGACAATGCCTTAATGAGCTGATATGTGCGAATCCTGGAACCATTGTCAGCCGGGTACGGAAACCACGCAGCAACAAAGAGCACTTTCATCCCGAACACCTCTGCTTTGCAGTCATTTCAGAATATAACTCCCAAGTCCTGCGCAGCATTTCATCTTCCGTAAACCGCGCAAGCGCCTCACCACGGCCAGCATTGCCCATCTCAAAGCGCATATCGGGTCGATCCAGCAACAATTTGACGGCTTTGGTCAGAGCATCATCGTCCTTGGGTTCGACCAGGATGCCGGTCTTGCCGTCAATCACAGCCTCATCGACTCCGCCGACTCGTGTGGCTATCACAGGCAGCCCAGCCATCATCGCCTCGACAATCGTAAACGGGAAACTCTCAAACGCAGACGGCAGCACAAAAATGTCCAGCATCCGCAGTATATCGCATGTATCGCTGCGCCACCCGCAAAAACGAACCCTGTCGGCAATGCCCAGTTCATGCGCAAGCCTCTGCAATTCGTCCAGCAGACTGCCGGTGCCGACAATGCATAAAGCCGCATTTCGATGTTCTATACTCACACTTTGAAAAGCATGGAGCAGAGAGGATATGTTCTTCTGCCTCTCCAGGCGAGCGACTGTGCCGATTATCACATCATCTTTACCGATATGCAGCTCATCACGCAATTCACGGACTTTGCTGTCGGGTGTGACCCAGTCAGTGACGCCGTTATATATAGTACGCACCTTTTCGGCATCCACGCCACGCTCAATCAAAAAACGACGTGCGGACTCGCAGACTGTGATCACCATATGTGCACACCCAAGCGCCGTACGCCCAGATATCTTCTCACGCACTGTTTTGGATATAGTCGGCAGGTGAGTCGTTAACACGACAGGCGCCCTTGTAAACAGTCGAGCCGCTATTATATCTATAGTCGAAGAGCAGGGATTGGCAAGGTTAAAGTGAAACAAGTCACAATCCAGGCCCTTATAGAATTTGATCGAGTGAGCAAGCGACACAGGGTGGATGCTGTAGCCGTTAGTAGACAATGGCTCGACATGCGCGCCATTTGTTCTTCGCGCAAACTCCTCGGCTGCCGTGCCCGGCGGCATATAGACCCGTATGCCCTCACCCGACGGACAGCCCACCAGTTTGGATAGATATCGCTCGCCTCCCCCAAACTCGCCCGTGTTCGCTATATATGCAATGGATAACGGCCTGTTTGCTGTCATCTCCTACCGCCGTATTGCCAAATGGAAGTGAGTCTTGGCCCTGCTCCAGTGTTCATGACTTACCAGCCCCAGCAATGCATGCCTAGTCATCTTGAGCATACCGGACCCGAACATCAACAATTTGTAAGCCAGAGCATAGAAAATGCCCCTGTGAATTCTATAATACAGGCTGCGCCCCTTGCGCATCATGATCGCCTTACCGAGCGAAGTGCTGCTCATGCCCCCTATATGAATCAAACTCACGGAAGGCAGATAATGAGCCTGCCATTGGGTGCGGGCAAGCCTGGCGCAAAAGTCCAAATCCTCATCATAGAGCCTGAACGTCTCATCAAAGAGACCGGTCTCGTCAATTACCTGCCGCCGAACAAGCCAGCATGTCGCCCATAAAAACTGCACAGGCATCGAGACATCGTGATTGCAGTCCTGCATACGCACATGCTCGATCAGACGGTCAGGCTTAAAGAGTTTATCCAGAAAAGTGGAACGGACCTGCCAGGCCAGTTCATACTTTATCGTCGGGAACAACTCGCATGAAAGCTGGATGTCACCATCCGGCCAGAGCACCTTGGGACCGACTACACCTACTTCAGGATGCTCCTCCAAATATCTCACCATAGGACCGAGCAGGTCACATGTAAGTACCGTATCCGGGTTCAGGAGCATTATATAATCCGCATCAGACTTAAGCGCCGCCAGATTATTGGCTCTTCCGAAACCCAGGTTCTTGGTCGACCTTATAAGATTTACATTTGGATAATCTGATTCGACCATATCCGCGCTGCCATCCGTGGAGGCGTTGTCAACTATCCAAATGTCGTAATCGCCCGTCTGGGACGCTATAAGCGAGTTTAGACAGTCTTTTAACAAATCTTTTGTATTGTAGCTGACAATGATAATCGATACGCTCATTTCACACCCAAAGACCGATATGCCTCCTGCAGGCGGTCTGTTACTTTATCCCATGTGTGATACTCGATGGTCTTCTTTTTGCCGTTGGCACCCAATCTTGCGCGCAGATTAGCGTCACCAAGCAGCTTAAGCAGAGCTTGCGTAAGGTCGCTGCTGTTTTTTGGATCAACAAGAATGCCGTCCTGGTTATGCGATATGACAGTCTCCACCGCACCACCACGACAGCCTATGACAGGCTTTGAACGCATCCAAGCCTCAAGATAGACTATCCCAAATGACTCTGACCACGAAGGCATTGCAAACACATCGCAGGCGTCAAATATGTCTGCCTTTTCCGAATCGTCAAATGAACTGCACCTGATGACCCTTTGAGCCAAACTCTTATCTTCAGTCAAAATCCTGTTCAATTGTTCACTGGCCGATGAGCGCACTCCCGCTATAACAAGAAACGCCTCTGGATACTCAGACCATACTGCCCGCATAGCTTCGACAAGCACCAGCAGACCTTTATGAGCCACTTCCGCTCCAACAAACAACACTATCGGAGCATCCGCAGGTATGCCATGTTTTGAACGGAAACGCAGGCCGTCTGCATTGTCGAAATCCGTCGGGTTTACACCACATCCTGCGACGCTGATCTTGTCTGGATCGATGGCAAAATCGGATATAAGCACATCGCGCTCAAACGTAGTGCTGGGGCAAACATGGTCTGCTGACCTCAAAATTCGCGCTATGTTCGCACGCTCAGTATTAAATGGATTGTCTGTATGCAACCCAGGAATAACAACATAAGGCACACCGAGTTTGTCCGCAATCCTGCGCCCGTATACCACCATCATAGAGGGAGTGAGACCGGCACATACTATATCGAAATCGCCGCGAGCCGCTTCGCCTATGCCACGAAGTATGGGACCGTCATACCAGGTACGCAGCCAGTCGCTGCCGGGCAATCTGTATTTCCAAGAATAATGAACCAGACGCCAGTAGCTTTTTGAAGAATGCCTGCGACAGACAGGCAGCCGCTTTACTTGCACACCATTGATAACTTCCTTGGCAGCAAGATTGTTCACCGGCAGGCTCTTGACCCAAAATGCCCTGTAATCGAGCGCGTTGGCTGTAATGACGCTCACTTCATGACCCCGGCTTGCCAGAGTCTCTGAGAGCCTCTGGAAATGCAGAGCCGAACCGCTGTAGGAAGGCGCATAGATGGGCGTCAGGTGCAATACTTTCACGAGGTCACCTTCCCCATTCTCCATGCCGCCCATGCACGCCGCGATGTCAGTGCGGCAAACGTGCCCGATATGTTGCCGGCTATTGTGACCAGGATGAGCCATACTCTCGGCAAAAAACTGGAGTTTGGCCGAAGCCATCTTACCTGACGCCATACGGCGGTCAGATAAGATGTGCGCAGCTTGAGCCTATCTTTTCTATAGTACTTGAGCAGAAAATAGACGTGGTTTCTGGCGCCATAAAATATTTTTCGCGGATCGGCCAGATCCCTGGTGACTGTTTCCCGTGGAGCCCTCATGTGTGTAACCACCGCCCAAGGACAAAAAACAACTCTCTTGCCCAAGCGCAACACACCCACGCAGATGTCTGTCTCCTCTCGGATGTTATCGCCGGTGTAACCAGGGTCAAAACCGCACAATTGCTCGAACACTTCTCGCCTGAAGGACATGTTGCAGCCTTTGACATGATCGACATCAATCAGCTCTTTGTGGGTTGTGGCGAAGTTTTGAGACAAATCACCATTGGGCAAAACCCGGCCAACCGGCTCGTTCGGGTTCCATTCGGTGCCCGGTTCCTCTATGCCTCCACCAACACAGCCGATAGTATCATCGCAATACACTGCGGCTAAAGCATCCATCCAACCGGCATGGACTACTGAGTCATCGTCAAGAAACGCAATGACATCTGCATCACATCGGGCAGCCCCAATGTTTTTCGCCTGGGGACGCTGGTCGCAGCCATTATCGAAGTATACATACTCCACATTCGGATAATTGGCTGTAATCTCTCTGGTCTGACTGCCGTCTGAAGCATCGACTACCACCACCCTTGACTGCTCAGGCACATGCTCGGCGAGCGAAGCCAAACACCGTGCTATCATCTCAGGTCTATTGCGAGTGACCACAACAATATCAATTGTTACGCTCATAGTAATAGACCTCAGTAATGCTTGTCCCGCTTATGTGTAAAAATACGCTTGCATGCGCGAGCTAAATCATAGCCGAACGGGAAAGATAAACGCAGTGAGTGTTCCAAAGCATGTGCAAACTGACCATGATGACCGCGCGAAACCCATAACTCGGCCAATGCATATCTCCTGGCCTGCCGGATATCTCCACTACGCTCATATTCGCCGGAAAGGAGATGGCAATATGCCGATATGCCGCGGTTGAGCTGTTTTGTATAACGCCGAGGAAGACAGTTGCGCATCTTGAGGTGATCGCTCATCCCAGATATGTACTTCTTGCGCGCCGACAGAGGCCCATGCACCCCGCCGGGATGTATACGGTGGTCCGCCATGATCTCGTCGACTCTCCTGATATCACCATGCATTGCATTGAGTATGTGCACTGACCAGTCACCAACACCTATATCATAAAACCATGACGGTATCTCATCGAGAAAGCCATTGCGAAAAACAACCGTGCAAGTGCCCAGGAAGTTATAGACAAGCAGATCGTCCAACGTCATAACATCTCTGGCTGTGACTCCATACAACGAATCCGGTGGATATACCGGAAAATCATGCTCGACATCCGATCCCTCAACAAAACATTTCATCGGGTGCCAGCATATCGAACACGTCGGAGCAGCTTCCATCAAATCGACCTGCTTTTGCAGCTTACTCGGCGAGGTCCAATAGTCATCTCCCTCAAGCAGCGCGACATATTCTCCCTTGCAAGCATGAAGAGTGGCAACCAGGTTGGGAAGCATACCTATGTTATGCTCCGGCAGCAGCGGATGGATAATATCGGGGCAGCGGCTCTGATAATTGCGGACTATTTCGCGCGTGCCGTCGGTCGAACAGTCTTCTCCGATTATAAGCTCATAATCGAAGTCGGTCTCTTGCGTCAGGACGCTCTCGATTGCCTGCGCAATGAACTTCTCGTGGTTGTATGTTATCATGCAAACACTGAGTTTCATTATCTTGAAGCGCCGCTTTCACCCGAAGATAGCCGCTCGGTTATTTGACGCCCGTTTGCAACAGCAGTCCTGATTATACGGCAAATTTGTTTTATCTCGTCTGTCCCCACGGCTGTTCCCGTCGGCAGCGACAAGACCCTCTCGGAGAGTTTCTCAGTCTCAGGCAGCAGGAAACCGGCATGCGGGAAGTAAGACCGATATGGCTCCATTCTGTGGCAGCCGGGATAGAAATATCTCCTGGCTATTATATTCTCCGCATGCAATACATTCAGCAGCAGGTCTCTGCTGATGGTCGCAGCGTCCTCGTCGACCTCCAACACCATATACTGATAATTTCTCCGCTCGGTGTCGCCATAATCGATAACACTTATACCAGGGACTGCATCCAACTCGCGCTTGTAACACTCGTAGTTCGAGCGGTTCACGGCAATGAACTCGTCCAGGCTTTCCAGCGAAGTCAGTCCCATCGCCGCACAGACTTCGTTCATCTTGCCGTTTGTGCCGATGTAGATCACATTGTCATAACCTGCAAACCCGAAGTTCTTCATCAGTCGGATTTTGGCCGCCAGATCGTCATTGTTTGTAACGACTGCACCGCCTTCGAGTGTGTTGAAGAATTTGGTGGCATGGAAACTGAATACT harbors:
- a CDS encoding glycosyltransferase family 4 protein; amino-acid sequence: MTANRPLSIAYIANTGEFGGGERYLSKLVGCPSGEGIRVYMPPGTAAEEFARRTNGAHVEPLSTNGYSIHPVSLAHSIKFYKGLDCDLFHFNLANPCSSTIDIIAARLFTRAPVVLTTHLPTISKTVREKISGRTALGCAHMVITVCESARRFLIERGVDAEKVRTIYNGVTDWVTPDSKVRELRDELHIGKDDVIIGTVARLERQKNISSLLHAFQSVSIEHRNAALCIVGTGSLLDELQRLAHELGIADRVRFCGWRSDTCDILRMLDIFVLPSAFESFPFTIVEAMMAGLPVIATRVGGVDEAVIDGKTGILVEPKDDDALTKAVKLLLDRPDMRFEMGNAGRGEALARFTEDEMLRRTWELYSEMTAKQRCSG
- a CDS encoding glycosyltransferase gives rise to the protein MKLSVCMITYNHEKFIAQAIESVLTQETDFDYELIIGEDCSTDGTREIVRNYQSRCPDIIHPLLPEHNIGMLPNLVATLHACKGEYVALLEGDDYWTSPSKLQKQVDLMEAAPTCSICWHPMKCFVEGSDVEHDFPVYPPDSLYGVTARDVMTLDDLLVYNFLGTCTVVFRNGFLDEIPSWFYDIGVGDWSVHILNAMHGDIRRVDEIMADHRIHPGGVHGPLSARKKYISGMSDHLKMRNCLPRRYTKQLNRGISAYCHLLSGEYERSGDIRQARRYALAELWVSRGHHGQFAHALEHSLRLSFPFGYDLARACKRIFTHKRDKHY
- a CDS encoding glycosyltransferase, encoding MSVTIDIVVVTRNRPEMIARCLASLAEHVPEQSRVVVVDASDGSQTREITANYPNVEYVYFDNGCDQRPQAKNIGAARCDADVIAFLDDDSVVHAGWMDALAAVYCDDTIGCVGGGIEEPGTEWNPNEPVGRVLPNGDLSQNFATTHKELIDVDHVKGCNMSFRREVFEQLCGFDPGYTGDNIREETDICVGVLRLGKRVVFCPWAVVTHMRAPRETVTRDLADPRKIFYGARNHVYFLLKYYRKDRLKLRTSYLTAVWRQVRWLRPNSSFLPRVWLILVTIAGNISGTFAALTSRRAWAAWRMGKVTS
- a CDS encoding glycosyltransferase family 4 protein, with amino-acid sequence MKVLHLTPIYAPSYSGSALHFQRLSETLASRGHEVSVITANALDYRAFWVKSLPVNNLAAKEVINGVQVKRLPVCRRHSSKSYWRLVHYSWKYRLPGSDWLRTWYDGPILRGIGEAARGDFDIVCAGLTPSMMVVYGRRIADKLGVPYVVIPGLHTDNPFNTERANIARILRSADHVCPSTTFERDVLISDFAIDPDKISVAGCGVNPTDFDNADGLRFRSKHGIPADAPIVLFVGAEVAHKGLLVLVEAMRAVWSEYPEAFLVIAGVRSSASEQLNRILTEDKSLAQRVIRCSSFDDSEKADIFDACDVFAMPSWSESFGIVYLEAWMRSKPVIGCRGGAVETVISHNQDGILVDPKNSSDLTQALLKLLGDANLRARLGANGKKKTIEYHTWDKVTDRLQEAYRSLGVK
- a CDS encoding DegT/DnrJ/EryC1/StrS family aminotransferase; translated protein: MISNEASVDLAIFSGKPAFSKTLHVGRPNVGNRDQLMARINDLLDRRWLTNNGKYVQEFESRIADMLGARHCIAMCNATVALEIAIRALGLTGEVIVPSFTFIATAHALQWQEITPVFCDIDPATHCIDPNCVERMITPRTSGIIGVHLWGRPCDTATLQAIADEHHIKLMFDAAHALACSHDGRMIGNFGECEVFSFHATKFFNTLEGGAVVTNNDDLAAKIRLMKNFGFAGYDNVIYIGTNGKMNEVCAAMGLTSLESLDEFIAVNRSNYECYKRELDAVPGISVIDYGDTERRNYQYMVLEVDEDAATISRDLLLNVLHAENIIARRYFYPGCHRMEPYRSYFPHAGFLLPETEKLSERVLSLPTGTAVGTDEIKQICRIIRTAVANGRQITERLSSGESGASR
- a CDS encoding glycosyltransferase family 4 protein; translated protein: MKVLFVAAWFPYPADNGSRIRTYQLIKALSNKHEVYLVSLLQDDSDPVNVKYLSDICNVVSLHPSRWFKPGSFKSMLGYLSSRPRSMVDIYDPAVRSSVGRVLNEIKPDVVIASTLGVVEYVSRPLDIPCILDEHNCEYAVLRRNAANIDGALKRLRYDAGWKKFARWESGVCRSFDSVVMVSDGDCELMLEAAPDLRNLEVVPNGVDTDHYDPANRHSEQSTLIYNGAVTFRANLDAVRYFTSDIYPLLIQSMRDIKLRITGRTTGIDLRGISDCPGIEFTGYVNDIRDVLASSALCVVPLRQGGGSRLKILEAMAAGVPVVSTSIGAEGIDGVDGRHLLLADTPQNFADCILRLLNDESMAAEMAADARKLVEERYSWLALGQSFVDIVESTCQAHISS
- a CDS encoding glycosyltransferase family 2 protein; its protein translation is MSVSIIIVSYNTKDLLKDCLNSLIASQTGDYDIWIVDNASTDGSADMVESDYPNVNLIRSTKNLGFGRANNLAALKSDADYIMLLNPDTVLTCDLLGPMVRYLEEHPEVGVVGPKVLWPDGDIQLSCELFPTIKYELAWQVRSTFLDKLFKPDRLIEHVRMQDCNHDVSMPVQFLWATCWLVRRQVIDETGLFDETFRLYDEDLDFCARLARTQWQAHYLPSVSLIHIGGMSSTSLGKAIMMRKGRSLYYRIHRGIFYALAYKLLMFGSGMLKMTRHALLGLVSHEHWSRAKTHFHLAIRR